From a region of the Canis lupus dingo isolate Sandy chromosome 5, ASM325472v2, whole genome shotgun sequence genome:
- the BORCS6 gene encoding BLOC-1-related complex subunit 6, with protein MESSRGRPGPEADLPAPGEQQAALWGGGPGRAPSEPPSGLPPSAQGEAENVGGARRHPAASPKTPSRGAVHRAEREARDDDESGRRGTPSAPGSRAGEACEDPEPPEAEPASERGCRRGSAGGGGMEAEPREGDEEEEEAAAAGRAGRSFSSRLQDSRSLDGLSGACGGGGGGGAGSAGGAEPGAGSGRRATISSPLELEGTVSRHGDLTHFVANNLQLKIRLSGTPQPPPPAPARPCAAPAPAPAIPPIDPDVLRDLERLSRELGGRVDRLLRGLGGAVQELTALSVGCIQTYRDAVDSLGEAVDMSIKGMYTLLARCEELERALQPVQGLARQVRDIRRTLEVLEALCK; from the coding sequence ATGGAGTCGTCCCGGGGGCGGCCTGGGCCCGAGGCGGACCTTCCGGCTCCCGGGGAACAGCAAGCCGCGCTATGGGGCGGCGGCCCGGGCCGAGCGCCCTCGGAGCCGCCCTCAGGCCTCCCGCCGTCCGCGCAGGGAGAGGCCGAGAACGTTGGGGGCGCGCGCCGCCACCCCGCGGCGTCCCCGAAGACGCCGAGTCGCGGCGCCGTCCACCGGGCGGAGCGGGAGGCTCGGGACGACGACGAGTCCGGCCGCAGAGGGACGCCGTCCGCGCCAGGGAGCCGCGCGGGGGAGGCTTGCGAGGACCCCGAGCCGCCGGAGGCCGAGCCTGCGTCCGAGAGGGGCTGCCGTCGAGGGAGCGCGGGAGGCGGCGGGATGGAGGCTGAGCCGCGGGAGGgagacgaggaggaggaggaggcggcggcggccggcaGGGCTGGTCGCTCGTTCTCCAGCCGCCTTCAGGACAGCCGCAGCCTGGACGGGCTGAGCGGGGCgtgcggcggtggcggcggcggaggcgcggGGTCCGCGGGGGGTGCGGAGCCTGGCGCGGGCAGCGGCCGCCGCGCCACTATCTCCAGCCCCCTGGAGCTCGAGGGCACCGTGAGCCGCCATGGCGACCTCACCCACTTCGTGGCCAACAACCTGCAACTCAAGATTCGTCTGAGCGGCACCCCGCaaccgccgccccccgccccagcgcgGCCCTGTgcggcgcccgcgcccgccccggccaTCCCCCCCATCGACCCCGACGTGCTGCGGGACCTGGAGCGGCTGAGTCGGGAGCTGGGCGGCAGGGTGGACCGTCTGCTGCGCGGGCTGGGCGGCGCGGTGCAGGAGCTGACGGCGCTGAGCGTGGGCTGCATCCAGACCTACCGCGATGCCGTGGACTCCCTCGGCGAAGCGGTGGACATGAGCATCAAGGGCATGTACACCCTGCTGGCGCGCTGCGAAGAGCTGGAGCGGGCTTTGCAGCCCGTGCAGGGGCTGGCGCGCCAAGTCCGGGATATCCGACGCACCCTGGAGGTGTTGGAGGCCCTGTGCAAGTGA
- the AURKB gene encoding aurora kinase B isoform X1, with translation MQPSSPSLPTLSRLSSPLPSNDDPEGERLPLALRPADDSAWPEHPAPESPPEGPRHPVCTCPHEPLQWPAHRRSFTIDDFEIGRPLGKGKFGNVYLAREKKSHFIVALKVLFKSQIEKEGVEHQLRREIEIQAHLQHPNILRLYNYFYDRRRIYLILEYAPRGELYKELQKSHTFDEQRTATIMEELADALMYCHGKKVIHRDIKPENLLLGLQGELKIADFGWSVHAPSLRRKTMCGTLDYLPPEMIEGRMHNEKVDLWCIGVLCYELLVGNPPFESASHNETYRRIVKVDLKFPPSVPTGAQDLISKLLKHNPSERLPLSQVSAHPWVRAHSRRMLPPSAVQAIP, from the exons ATGCAGCCCAGCTCCCCATCACTGCCCACCCTAAGCAGA ctctcctcccctcttccctctaaCGATGACCCAGAAGGAGAACGCCTACCCCTGGCCCTACGGCCGGCAGACG ACTCAGCCTGGCCTGAACACCCTGCCCCAGAGAGTCCTCCGGAAGGACCCCGCCACCCCGTCTGCACTTGTCCTCATGAGCCGCTCCAATGGCCAGCCCACAG GCGGTCCTTCACCATCGACGACTTTGAGATTGGGCGTCCTCTGGGCAAAGGCAAGTTTGGAAATGTGTACTTGGCTCGGGAGAAGAAAAGCCATTTCATCGTGGCTCTCAAGGTCCTCTTCAAGTCTCAGATAGAAAAGGAGGGCGTGGAACACCAGCTGCGCAGGGAGATTGAAATCCAGGCCCATCTGCA GCATCCCAACATCCTGCGTCTCTACAACTATTTCTACGACCGGAGAAGGATCTACTTGATTCTGGAGTATGCCCCCCGAGGGGAGCTCTACAAGGAGCTGCAGAAAAGCCACACTTTCGACGAGCAGCGAACAGCCACG ATCATGGAGGAGCTGGCGGATGCTCTGATGTACTGCCACGGGAAAAAGGTGATTCACAGAGACATAAAGCCAGAGAATCTGCTCTTGGGGCTCCAGGGAGAGCTGAAGATCGCTGACTTTGGCTGGTCCGTGCACGCCCCCTCCCTAAG gAGGAAGACGATGTGCGGCACCTTGGACTACCTGCCTCCAGAAATGATTGAAGGGCGCATGCACAACGAGAAGGTGGACCTGTGGTGCATCGGGGTGCTCTGCTATGAGCTGCTGGTGGGCAACCCGCCATTCGAGAGCGCTTCTCACAATGAGACCTATCGGCGCATCGTCAAG gTGGACCTGAAATTCCCCCCTTCTGTACCCACGGGAGCCCAGGACCTCATCTCCAAGCTACTCAAGCACAACCCTTCAGAACGGCTGCCCCTGTCCCAGGTCTCAGCCCACCCTTGGGTCCGGGCCCACTCTCGGAGGATGCTGCCTCCCTCTGCCGTCCAGGCCATCCCCTGA
- the AURKB gene encoding aurora kinase B isoform X4, whose protein sequence is MSQQDSAWPEHPAPESPPEGPRHPVCTCPHEPLQWPAHRRSFTIDDFEIGRPLGKGKFGNVYLAREKKSHFIVALKVLFKSQIEKEGVEHQLRREIEIQAHLQHPNILRLYNYFYDRRRIYLILEYAPRGELYKELQKSHTFDEQRTATIMEELADALMYCHGKKVIHRDIKPENLLLGLQGELKIADFGWSVHAPSLRRKTMCGTLDYLPPEMIEGRMHNEKVDLWCIGVLCYELLVGNPPFESASHNETYRRIVKVDLKFPPSVPTGAQDLISKLLKHNPSERLPLSQVSAHPWVRAHSRRMLPPSAVQAIP, encoded by the exons ATGAGCCAGCAAG ACTCAGCCTGGCCTGAACACCCTGCCCCAGAGAGTCCTCCGGAAGGACCCCGCCACCCCGTCTGCACTTGTCCTCATGAGCCGCTCCAATGGCCAGCCCACAG GCGGTCCTTCACCATCGACGACTTTGAGATTGGGCGTCCTCTGGGCAAAGGCAAGTTTGGAAATGTGTACTTGGCTCGGGAGAAGAAAAGCCATTTCATCGTGGCTCTCAAGGTCCTCTTCAAGTCTCAGATAGAAAAGGAGGGCGTGGAACACCAGCTGCGCAGGGAGATTGAAATCCAGGCCCATCTGCA GCATCCCAACATCCTGCGTCTCTACAACTATTTCTACGACCGGAGAAGGATCTACTTGATTCTGGAGTATGCCCCCCGAGGGGAGCTCTACAAGGAGCTGCAGAAAAGCCACACTTTCGACGAGCAGCGAACAGCCACG ATCATGGAGGAGCTGGCGGATGCTCTGATGTACTGCCACGGGAAAAAGGTGATTCACAGAGACATAAAGCCAGAGAATCTGCTCTTGGGGCTCCAGGGAGAGCTGAAGATCGCTGACTTTGGCTGGTCCGTGCACGCCCCCTCCCTAAG gAGGAAGACGATGTGCGGCACCTTGGACTACCTGCCTCCAGAAATGATTGAAGGGCGCATGCACAACGAGAAGGTGGACCTGTGGTGCATCGGGGTGCTCTGCTATGAGCTGCTGGTGGGCAACCCGCCATTCGAGAGCGCTTCTCACAATGAGACCTATCGGCGCATCGTCAAG gTGGACCTGAAATTCCCCCCTTCTGTACCCACGGGAGCCCAGGACCTCATCTCCAAGCTACTCAAGCACAACCCTTCAGAACGGCTGCCCCTGTCCCAGGTCTCAGCCCACCCTTGGGTCCGGGCCCACTCTCGGAGGATGCTGCCTCCCTCTGCCGTCCAGGCCATCCCCTGA
- the AURKB gene encoding aurora kinase B isoform X2, whose protein sequence is MTQKENAYPWPYGRQTTQPGLNTLPQRVLRKDPATPSALVLMSRSNGQPTAAPGQKVVENSSGIPNFSMRSFTIDDFEIGRPLGKGKFGNVYLAREKKSHFIVALKVLFKSQIEKEGVEHQLRREIEIQAHLQHPNILRLYNYFYDRRRIYLILEYAPRGELYKELQKSHTFDEQRTATIMEELADALMYCHGKKVIHRDIKPENLLLGLQGELKIADFGWSVHAPSLRRKTMCGTLDYLPPEMIEGRMHNEKVDLWCIGVLCYELLVGNPPFESASHNETYRRIVKVDLKFPPSVPTGAQDLISKLLKHNPSERLPLSQVSAHPWVRAHSRRMLPPSAVQAIP, encoded by the exons ATGACCCAGAAGGAGAACGCCTACCCCTGGCCCTACGGCCGGCAGACG ACTCAGCCTGGCCTGAACACCCTGCCCCAGAGAGTCCTCCGGAAGGACCCCGCCACCCCGTCTGCACTTGTCCTCATGAGCCGCTCCAATGGCCAGCCCACAG CTGCCCCTGGCCAGAAGGTGGTGGAGAACAGCAGTGGGATACCCAACTTCTCAAT GCGGTCCTTCACCATCGACGACTTTGAGATTGGGCGTCCTCTGGGCAAAGGCAAGTTTGGAAATGTGTACTTGGCTCGGGAGAAGAAAAGCCATTTCATCGTGGCTCTCAAGGTCCTCTTCAAGTCTCAGATAGAAAAGGAGGGCGTGGAACACCAGCTGCGCAGGGAGATTGAAATCCAGGCCCATCTGCA GCATCCCAACATCCTGCGTCTCTACAACTATTTCTACGACCGGAGAAGGATCTACTTGATTCTGGAGTATGCCCCCCGAGGGGAGCTCTACAAGGAGCTGCAGAAAAGCCACACTTTCGACGAGCAGCGAACAGCCACG ATCATGGAGGAGCTGGCGGATGCTCTGATGTACTGCCACGGGAAAAAGGTGATTCACAGAGACATAAAGCCAGAGAATCTGCTCTTGGGGCTCCAGGGAGAGCTGAAGATCGCTGACTTTGGCTGGTCCGTGCACGCCCCCTCCCTAAG gAGGAAGACGATGTGCGGCACCTTGGACTACCTGCCTCCAGAAATGATTGAAGGGCGCATGCACAACGAGAAGGTGGACCTGTGGTGCATCGGGGTGCTCTGCTATGAGCTGCTGGTGGGCAACCCGCCATTCGAGAGCGCTTCTCACAATGAGACCTATCGGCGCATCGTCAAG gTGGACCTGAAATTCCCCCCTTCTGTACCCACGGGAGCCCAGGACCTCATCTCCAAGCTACTCAAGCACAACCCTTCAGAACGGCTGCCCCTGTCCCAGGTCTCAGCCCACCCTTGGGTCCGGGCCCACTCTCGGAGGATGCTGCCTCCCTCTGCCGTCCAGGCCATCCCCTGA
- the AURKB gene encoding aurora kinase B isoform X5, with product MSRSNGQPTAAPGQKVVENSSGIPNFSMRSFTIDDFEIGRPLGKGKFGNVYLAREKKSHFIVALKVLFKSQIEKEGVEHQLRREIEIQAHLQHPNILRLYNYFYDRRRIYLILEYAPRGELYKELQKSHTFDEQRTATIMEELADALMYCHGKKVIHRDIKPENLLLGLQGELKIADFGWSVHAPSLRRKTMCGTLDYLPPEMIEGRMHNEKVDLWCIGVLCYELLVGNPPFESASHNETYRRIVKVDLKFPPSVPTGAQDLISKLLKHNPSERLPLSQVSAHPWVRAHSRRMLPPSAVQAIP from the exons ATGAGCCGCTCCAATGGCCAGCCCACAG CTGCCCCTGGCCAGAAGGTGGTGGAGAACAGCAGTGGGATACCCAACTTCTCAAT GCGGTCCTTCACCATCGACGACTTTGAGATTGGGCGTCCTCTGGGCAAAGGCAAGTTTGGAAATGTGTACTTGGCTCGGGAGAAGAAAAGCCATTTCATCGTGGCTCTCAAGGTCCTCTTCAAGTCTCAGATAGAAAAGGAGGGCGTGGAACACCAGCTGCGCAGGGAGATTGAAATCCAGGCCCATCTGCA GCATCCCAACATCCTGCGTCTCTACAACTATTTCTACGACCGGAGAAGGATCTACTTGATTCTGGAGTATGCCCCCCGAGGGGAGCTCTACAAGGAGCTGCAGAAAAGCCACACTTTCGACGAGCAGCGAACAGCCACG ATCATGGAGGAGCTGGCGGATGCTCTGATGTACTGCCACGGGAAAAAGGTGATTCACAGAGACATAAAGCCAGAGAATCTGCTCTTGGGGCTCCAGGGAGAGCTGAAGATCGCTGACTTTGGCTGGTCCGTGCACGCCCCCTCCCTAAG gAGGAAGACGATGTGCGGCACCTTGGACTACCTGCCTCCAGAAATGATTGAAGGGCGCATGCACAACGAGAAGGTGGACCTGTGGTGCATCGGGGTGCTCTGCTATGAGCTGCTGGTGGGCAACCCGCCATTCGAGAGCGCTTCTCACAATGAGACCTATCGGCGCATCGTCAAG gTGGACCTGAAATTCCCCCCTTCTGTACCCACGGGAGCCCAGGACCTCATCTCCAAGCTACTCAAGCACAACCCTTCAGAACGGCTGCCCCTGTCCCAGGTCTCAGCCCACCCTTGGGTCCGGGCCCACTCTCGGAGGATGCTGCCTCCCTCTGCCGTCCAGGCCATCCCCTGA
- the AURKB gene encoding aurora kinase B isoform X3, giving the protein MQPSSPSLPTLSRTQPGLNTLPQRVLRKDPATPSALVLMSRSNGQPTAAPGQKVVENSSGIPNFSMRSFTIDDFEIGRPLGKGKFGNVYLAREKKSHFIVALKVLFKSQIEKEGVEHQLRREIEIQAHLQHPNILRLYNYFYDRRRIYLILEYAPRGELYKELQKSHTFDEQRTATIMEELADALMYCHGKKVIHRDIKPENLLLGLQGELKIADFGWSVHAPSLRRKTMCGTLDYLPPEMIEGRMHNEKVDLWCIGVLCYELLVGNPPFESASHNETYRRIVKVDLKFPPSVPTGAQDLISKLLKHNPSERLPLSQVSAHPWVRAHSRRMLPPSAVQAIP; this is encoded by the exons ATGCAGCCCAGCTCCCCATCACTGCCCACCCTAAGCAGA ACTCAGCCTGGCCTGAACACCCTGCCCCAGAGAGTCCTCCGGAAGGACCCCGCCACCCCGTCTGCACTTGTCCTCATGAGCCGCTCCAATGGCCAGCCCACAG CTGCCCCTGGCCAGAAGGTGGTGGAGAACAGCAGTGGGATACCCAACTTCTCAAT GCGGTCCTTCACCATCGACGACTTTGAGATTGGGCGTCCTCTGGGCAAAGGCAAGTTTGGAAATGTGTACTTGGCTCGGGAGAAGAAAAGCCATTTCATCGTGGCTCTCAAGGTCCTCTTCAAGTCTCAGATAGAAAAGGAGGGCGTGGAACACCAGCTGCGCAGGGAGATTGAAATCCAGGCCCATCTGCA GCATCCCAACATCCTGCGTCTCTACAACTATTTCTACGACCGGAGAAGGATCTACTTGATTCTGGAGTATGCCCCCCGAGGGGAGCTCTACAAGGAGCTGCAGAAAAGCCACACTTTCGACGAGCAGCGAACAGCCACG ATCATGGAGGAGCTGGCGGATGCTCTGATGTACTGCCACGGGAAAAAGGTGATTCACAGAGACATAAAGCCAGAGAATCTGCTCTTGGGGCTCCAGGGAGAGCTGAAGATCGCTGACTTTGGCTGGTCCGTGCACGCCCCCTCCCTAAG gAGGAAGACGATGTGCGGCACCTTGGACTACCTGCCTCCAGAAATGATTGAAGGGCGCATGCACAACGAGAAGGTGGACCTGTGGTGCATCGGGGTGCTCTGCTATGAGCTGCTGGTGGGCAACCCGCCATTCGAGAGCGCTTCTCACAATGAGACCTATCGGCGCATCGTCAAG gTGGACCTGAAATTCCCCCCTTCTGTACCCACGGGAGCCCAGGACCTCATCTCCAAGCTACTCAAGCACAACCCTTCAGAACGGCTGCCCCTGTCCCAGGTCTCAGCCCACCCTTGGGTCCGGGCCCACTCTCGGAGGATGCTGCCTCCCTCTGCCGTCCAGGCCATCCCCTGA
- the AURKB gene encoding aurora kinase B isoform X6 → MPPEGSSTRSCRKATLSTSSEQPRSGRIMEELADALMYCHGKKVIHRDIKPENLLLGLQGELKIADFGWSVHAPSLRRKTMCGTLDYLPPEMIEGRMHNEKVDLWCIGVLCYELLVGNPPFESASHNETYRRIVKVDLKFPPSVPTGAQDLISKLLKHNPSERLPLSQVSAHPWVRAHSRRMLPPSAVQAIP, encoded by the exons ATGCCCCCCGAGGGGAGCTCTACAAGGAGCTGCAGAAAAGCCACACTTTCGACGAGCAGCGAACAGCCACGGTCGGGGAGG ATCATGGAGGAGCTGGCGGATGCTCTGATGTACTGCCACGGGAAAAAGGTGATTCACAGAGACATAAAGCCAGAGAATCTGCTCTTGGGGCTCCAGGGAGAGCTGAAGATCGCTGACTTTGGCTGGTCCGTGCACGCCCCCTCCCTAAG gAGGAAGACGATGTGCGGCACCTTGGACTACCTGCCTCCAGAAATGATTGAAGGGCGCATGCACAACGAGAAGGTGGACCTGTGGTGCATCGGGGTGCTCTGCTATGAGCTGCTGGTGGGCAACCCGCCATTCGAGAGCGCTTCTCACAATGAGACCTATCGGCGCATCGTCAAG gTGGACCTGAAATTCCCCCCTTCTGTACCCACGGGAGCCCAGGACCTCATCTCCAAGCTACTCAAGCACAACCCTTCAGAACGGCTGCCCCTGTCCCAGGTCTCAGCCCACCCTTGGGTCCGGGCCCACTCTCGGAGGATGCTGCCTCCCTCTGCCGTCCAGGCCATCCCCTGA